The following are encoded together in the Glycine soja cultivar W05 chromosome 5, ASM419377v2, whole genome shotgun sequence genome:
- the LOC114411172 gene encoding nascent polypeptide-associated complex subunit alpha, muscle-specific form-like, which translates to MDRARLVYGLVTHMDMSIGALISSQISSIAQINFRGTRKVRARPANVPSSSTPPAPSTSATPTPVPPGPSTHSSQHLEFISGTDFDDADPAGCGFAKTHYVSGAVFREEATIPEPFVEEASRSQMRQEATTPGRSPQVTPDPPSPVVDQSSPQQPANPSTPVHKMSAGPPTPVLELPEDPTTPVLGLTTTPPVTLMLHFTDEEDIQDQDTQQQDQSQEF; encoded by the exons ATGGACAGAGCTAGGTTGGTTTATGGATTGGTAACCCACATGGATATGAGCATTGGCGCCCTGATCTCAAGTCAAATCTCTTCTATTGCTCAGA TTAACTTCAGAGGGACAAGGAAGGTAAGGGCTCGACCAGCTAATGTTCCCTCTTCTTCTACTCCACCAGCTCCTTCCACTTCTGCTACTCCTACACCAGTTCCTCCAGGCCCATCTACTCATAGTTCTCAGCACTTAGAGTTTATTTCAGGGacagattttgatgatgcagACCCTGCAGGATGTGGTTTTGCAAAGACCCATTATGTCAGTGGAGCAGTTTTTAGAGAAG AGGCCACCATCCCTGAGCCATTTGTTGAGGAGGCAAGTAGGTCACAAATGAGACAGGAGGCTACTACTCCTGGGAGGTCACCACAGGTTACACCAGATCCACCCTCACCAGTGGTGGATCAATCTTCCCCTCAGCAGCCAGCAAACCCTTCTACACCAGTGCATAAGATGTCAGCAGGCCCTCCTACCCCAGTACTTGAGTTGCCAGAGGACCCTACCACACCAGTCCTTGGACTGACTACTACTCCTCCAGTCACTCTTATGTTACACTTTACAGATGAGGAGGATATTCAGGATCAAGACACCCAGCAGCAGGACCAGTCACAggagttttaa